The Paraburkholderia sabiae genome includes a region encoding these proteins:
- the sctN gene encoding type III secretion system ATPase SctN, whose product MNTPSRETEIDDDALPLDGGRLVGDLDAGLAFFSPVSVQGRVNHAVGQILNATGIRARLGEICELHTPDQPVRLAEVVGFSRQTTLLTPLGDVEGLSPETTVVPSGRAHMFAVGSSLFGRVLDGLGAPLDGRGPVTGGAWVSTQQPPPNPLARRMIDTPFVTGVRVIDGLMTLGEGQRVGIFAPSGVGKSTLLGMIARGAQADVNVIALVGERGREVREFIEHSLSPEVRARSILVVSTSDRPAMERVKSALVATAIAEHFRDAGQRVLLLVDSLTRFARAQREVGLASGEPPTRRSFPPSTFAVLPRLLERAGQGERGSITALYTVLVEGDEESDPIAEEVRSILDGHIVLSRKIALANRYPAIDVLASLSRVMPLVTDAAHQRAAGRARELLAKYQEIELLVQIGEYREGSDRLGDLALRARDALAAFCAQSSTDNAPYEPTLARLAQLADAHV is encoded by the coding sequence ATGAACACGCCGTCACGCGAAACGGAAATCGACGACGACGCGTTGCCGCTCGACGGCGGCCGTCTCGTCGGCGATCTTGATGCGGGGCTCGCGTTCTTTTCGCCCGTGTCGGTGCAAGGGCGCGTGAATCACGCGGTCGGGCAGATTCTCAACGCGACGGGCATCCGCGCGCGGCTCGGCGAAATCTGCGAACTGCATACGCCCGATCAACCCGTTCGGCTCGCAGAAGTGGTCGGCTTCTCGCGGCAGACGACCTTGCTCACGCCGCTCGGCGATGTCGAAGGGCTGTCGCCGGAAACGACGGTCGTGCCGTCCGGACGCGCTCATATGTTCGCGGTCGGGTCGTCGCTGTTCGGGCGTGTGCTCGACGGCCTCGGCGCGCCGCTCGACGGCCGTGGTCCTGTGACGGGCGGCGCGTGGGTCTCGACGCAACAGCCGCCGCCGAATCCGCTGGCACGACGCATGATCGACACGCCGTTCGTGACGGGCGTGCGCGTGATCGACGGACTGATGACGCTCGGCGAAGGACAGCGCGTCGGCATCTTCGCGCCTTCGGGCGTCGGCAAGAGCACCTTGCTCGGGATGATCGCGCGCGGCGCGCAGGCCGACGTCAACGTGATCGCGCTGGTCGGCGAACGCGGCCGCGAAGTCCGCGAGTTCATCGAACATTCGCTGTCGCCGGAAGTGCGCGCGCGCTCGATTCTCGTCGTCTCGACATCCGACCGTCCCGCGATGGAGCGCGTCAAGTCCGCGCTCGTCGCGACTGCGATTGCCGAGCATTTCCGCGACGCCGGGCAGCGCGTGCTGCTGCTGGTCGATTCGCTGACGCGCTTCGCCCGCGCGCAGCGTGAAGTCGGTCTCGCGAGCGGTGAGCCGCCCACGCGCCGCAGCTTTCCGCCGTCGACGTTCGCGGTGCTGCCGCGTCTGCTCGAACGCGCGGGGCAGGGCGAGCGCGGCTCGATTACGGCGCTCTATACGGTCCTGGTCGAAGGCGATGAGGAATCGGACCCGATCGCGGAGGAAGTGCGCTCGATTCTCGACGGCCATATCGTGCTGTCGCGCAAGATCGCGCTGGCGAACCGCTATCCCGCGATCGACGTGCTCGCCAGCCTGTCGCGCGTGATGCCGCTCGTGACGGACGCCGCGCATCAGCGCGCGGCGGGACGCGCGCGCGAACTGCTGGCGAAGTATCAGGAGATCGAGTTGCTGGTGCAGATCGGCGAGTATCGCGAAGGCAGCGATCGGCTCGGCGATCTCGCGTTGCGCGCCCGCGATGCGCTCGCGGCGTTCTGCGCGCAATCGTCCACCGACAACGCGCCGTATGAACCGACGCTCGCGCGTCTTGCGCAACTGGCGGACGCCCATGTCTGA
- the sctL gene encoding type III secretion system stator protein SctL codes for MGLAFLITSDNLQLLSERKVLKEREYAALLDASAVIATAREEAQRIVEAAQREFDARREAGYEEGLRRAQQEHAAQAYSQALAAAKTMESMKDAMAEIVVKAVRAIVGETNTQRLYEAALARILPLVRDEPFLIVHVAPGRRDEMDAALAGAAMQQVRSRIRVVEDAQIAAQACTVETPSGRIDASLDLQIDALRQAIRREPLKGATGATR; via the coding sequence ATGGGACTGGCTTTTCTGATCACGAGCGACAACCTGCAATTGCTCTCGGAGCGCAAGGTGCTCAAGGAGCGCGAATACGCGGCGCTGCTCGATGCATCGGCGGTGATCGCGACGGCGCGCGAGGAAGCGCAGCGCATCGTCGAGGCGGCGCAGCGCGAGTTTGACGCGCGCCGCGAAGCGGGCTACGAAGAAGGCTTGCGACGCGCGCAGCAGGAGCACGCCGCGCAGGCGTACAGCCAGGCGCTCGCGGCGGCGAAGACGATGGAATCGATGAAGGACGCGATGGCCGAGATCGTCGTGAAAGCGGTGCGCGCGATCGTCGGTGAAACGAATACGCAGCGGCTCTATGAAGCGGCGCTCGCGCGCATCCTGCCGCTCGTGAGAGATGAGCCCTTTCTGATCGTGCATGTCGCGCCGGGGCGTCGCGACGAGATGGACGCGGCGCTCGCGGGCGCGGCGATGCAGCAGGTCCGTTCGCGCATTCGCGTCGTCGAAGATGCGCAGATCGCAGCGCAGGCCTGCACGGTCGAAACGCCGTCGGGACGTATCGATGCGAGCCTCGACTTGCAGATCGACGCGCTGCGCCAGGCGATTCGCCGCGAGCCGTTGAAGGGAGCCACAGGAGCCACGCGATGA
- a CDS encoding SctK family type III secretion system sorting platform protein has translation MTPNLPWTHALAPPAPPQHVAFYRMVCEFVLRPDTYLHVTRVPADWPPAYQHFSRFGEAGRRLIARHLLEAYGVAQTAQADFAASTPLARLALLPGAALEQLASYAGLLLHRAWLRDALQQRRVRAEVVGKLGADALELALERAPEFGALGETLEPWRDDPAALPAVIRARGGRLLADFIGAAGEAVERRAMLKFNLAIDSEAPYLLNHAQRDQFGELLFLYLIPERFAAWDWLF, from the coding sequence ATGACGCCGAACCTGCCCTGGACGCATGCGCTCGCGCCGCCCGCGCCGCCGCAGCATGTCGCGTTCTACCGGATGGTGTGCGAGTTCGTGTTGCGGCCCGACACCTATCTGCACGTGACGCGCGTGCCTGCCGACTGGCCGCCCGCGTATCAGCATTTCTCGCGCTTCGGCGAAGCGGGACGGCGGCTGATCGCGCGTCATCTGCTGGAGGCGTACGGCGTGGCGCAGACGGCTCAAGCCGATTTCGCAGCGTCGACGCCGCTCGCGCGGCTCGCGTTGCTGCCGGGCGCGGCGCTCGAACAGCTGGCGTCGTATGCGGGTCTGCTGCTGCATCGCGCGTGGCTGCGCGACGCGTTGCAGCAGCGGCGCGTGCGCGCGGAAGTGGTCGGCAAGCTGGGCGCCGATGCGCTCGAACTGGCGCTCGAACGCGCGCCCGAGTTCGGCGCGCTCGGCGAAACGCTCGAACCGTGGCGCGACGATCCCGCCGCGCTGCCCGCCGTGATCCGCGCACGCGGCGGTCGACTGCTGGCGGATTTCATTGGCGCGGCGGGCGAGGCCGTCGAGCGGCGCGCGATGCTCAAGTTCAATCTCGCGATCGACAGCGAAGCGCCGTATCTGCTCAACCACGCGCAGCGCGACCAGTTCGGCGAGCTGCTGTTTCTGTATCTGATCCCCGAGAGGTTCGCGGCATGGGACTGGCTTTTCTGA
- the sctJ gene encoding type III secretion system inner membrane ring lipoprotein SctJ: MSDARPRLKTIARAASVGALVLLLAGCQKEVYSGLTEAEANQMVAVLGDAGIAASKDNDARDASDRQAWLVEVADDDMQPALTVLHANGLPKPHFASVGELFQKQGLVSTPAEERMRYLYGVSQDLTHTLQDIEGVVVARVQVVIPENDPLADKIKPSSAAVYIRYKPGVDLRAMAPMVKDLVAHSIEGLQYDNVSLFLQPAAAKSTPVNGIGNALTDIVRLRSPLGWLVGALILLTLAVIALSAARRGMFGRRLAGLLGGGARSEGAVHARGARVAESARDSV, translated from the coding sequence ATGTCTGACGCGAGGCCGCGCCTGAAAACCATCGCGCGCGCGGCGAGCGTCGGCGCGCTGGTGCTGCTGCTCGCCGGTTGCCAGAAGGAAGTGTATTCGGGCCTCACGGAAGCGGAAGCGAACCAGATGGTCGCCGTGCTCGGCGACGCGGGCATCGCTGCGTCGAAAGACAACGATGCGCGCGATGCGTCCGACCGCCAGGCGTGGCTCGTCGAAGTCGCCGACGACGACATGCAGCCCGCGCTGACCGTGCTGCACGCAAACGGTCTGCCGAAGCCGCATTTCGCGAGCGTCGGCGAACTGTTCCAGAAGCAGGGGCTGGTGTCGACGCCCGCCGAGGAACGCATGCGCTATCTGTACGGTGTGTCGCAGGATCTGACGCATACGTTGCAGGATATCGAGGGCGTGGTGGTCGCGCGCGTGCAGGTCGTGATTCCCGAGAACGATCCGCTCGCGGACAAGATCAAGCCTTCGTCGGCGGCCGTGTATATCCGCTATAAGCCGGGCGTCGATCTGCGCGCGATGGCGCCGATGGTGAAGGATCTCGTCGCGCACAGCATCGAGGGCTTGCAGTACGACAACGTGTCGCTGTTTCTGCAACCGGCGGCAGCGAAGTCCACGCCCGTCAACGGCATCGGCAATGCACTGACCGATATCGTGCGGCTGCGCTCGCCGCTCGGCTGGCTGGTCGGTGCGCTGATTCTGCTGACGCTCGCGGTGATCGCGTTGTCGGCTGCGCGGCGCGGCATGTTCGGCAGACGGCTCGCGGGTCTGCTGGGCGGTGGTGCACGCAGCGAAGGCGCGGTGCATGCGCGCGGCGCGCGCGTGGCCGAAAGTGCGCGCGACAGTGTGTAG
- the sctD gene encoding type III secretion system inner membrane ring subunit SctD has protein sequence MPTTTLDPHAAMSNAANATPAAAQDAVASPWNLCFLSGPMYGRTMSLARGANWVGTAADCEVILPDREIAAKQLCLQVGALAVTVQNFGESKAAVLFNDEPLGTGRRSMTPADVVTVGSIRLGIARNALSTVAVPAESEKPQTGRDAAWLGWLADAGRRVGSRRFVIVLAALWLGVLLGALGYGLVAWSGGLPWQHESALSRVHRLQQALRPYPELNVAPREDGALVSGYVKDAAEREKVAQVVASVDNAALGNIYVVSDLLATAQTYFSDTPLNVSYEGRGRIELTGSAPRAQIAQRIQNYMKDARPALEVVDHVRYDDPRPPMRAGMLGGTAGIPEIVTVFAGDGDQRYIEAVDGNRYFEGARMKQGPTVVSIGADEVVFDVDGRRVTMPLGGKAAGTPVSASAAEAASAVKSGAAAGVAMPVSGTTASEAPPSAQAASGVHATQP, from the coding sequence ATGCCTACGACCACCCTTGATCCGCACGCGGCGATGTCGAACGCAGCGAACGCAACGCCTGCCGCAGCGCAGGATGCCGTCGCATCGCCGTGGAACCTGTGCTTTCTCAGCGGCCCGATGTATGGACGCACGATGTCGCTGGCGCGCGGCGCGAACTGGGTCGGCACGGCAGCCGATTGCGAAGTGATCCTGCCCGATCGCGAGATCGCGGCGAAGCAGTTGTGTCTGCAGGTCGGCGCGCTGGCCGTGACGGTGCAGAACTTCGGCGAGAGCAAGGCGGCAGTGCTGTTCAATGACGAACCGCTCGGCACGGGCCGCCGTTCGATGACACCCGCCGATGTCGTCACGGTCGGCTCGATCCGGCTCGGCATCGCACGCAATGCGCTGTCGACGGTGGCCGTGCCCGCCGAAAGCGAAAAGCCGCAGACGGGCCGCGACGCCGCATGGCTCGGCTGGCTCGCGGACGCGGGACGGCGCGTCGGCAGCCGGCGCTTCGTGATCGTGCTGGCGGCGTTGTGGCTCGGCGTGCTGCTGGGCGCGCTCGGCTATGGGCTCGTCGCGTGGTCGGGCGGCTTGCCGTGGCAGCACGAATCGGCGTTGTCGCGCGTGCATCGGCTGCAACAGGCGCTGCGTCCTTATCCGGAACTGAACGTCGCGCCGCGCGAAGACGGTGCGCTCGTCAGCGGCTATGTGAAGGATGCGGCGGAACGCGAGAAGGTCGCGCAGGTCGTCGCGAGCGTCGATAACGCCGCGCTCGGCAACATCTATGTCGTCAGCGACCTGCTCGCCACCGCCCAAACCTACTTCAGCGACACGCCGCTGAATGTGAGCTACGAAGGACGCGGACGGATCGAACTGACGGGCAGCGCGCCGCGCGCGCAGATCGCGCAGCGCATCCAGAACTACATGAAGGATGCGCGGCCCGCGCTCGAAGTCGTCGATCACGTGCGCTACGACGATCCGCGTCCGCCGATGCGCGCAGGCATGCTCGGCGGCACGGCGGGCATTCCGGAGATCGTCACGGTGTTCGCGGGCGACGGCGATCAGCGCTATATCGAGGCCGTCGACGGCAACCGCTATTTCGAAGGCGCAAGGATGAAGCAGGGGCCGACGGTGGTATCGATCGGCGCGGACGAAGTCGTGTTCGATGTGGATGGACGGCGCGTGACGATGCCGCTCGGCGGCAAGGCAGCAGGGACGCCAGTGAGCGCTTCGGCGGCGGAGGCTGCATCCGCTGTGAAGAGTGGCGCGGCGGCGGGCGTGGCGATGCCGGTATCGGGCACGACGGCTTCTGAAGCACCGCCGTCCGCACAGGCCGCGTCAGGAGTACACGCAACACAGCCATGA
- the sctC gene encoding type III secretion system outer membrane ring subunit SctC — protein MGRRAVPLRFDAKRDRKRAQNALAMLTVIALLSVTMFTALSQPARAAELRWRNRPFTIVANGRKIADFIRELASSQGVTAVVDPKVDGTISGRFSGTPQQTLDTICATYGLTWYYDGSFLYVDPADQSQSQVIPIPPNSAGEIGRTLQTMQITDKRFQLVINDRANSIYVSGPRRYIELVRQAVSTVGNPASNGQLADVRAFRLKYGWASDFTINRSGKEVVIPGVATMLKRLYGKGGSRQNLMPTNATLGAAARQMKLGSGVTIAVPRIEFPDIAGGPAGYGGYGATNASPDGQLPFSGGASGNSDTLPQIEADPAINAVLVRDLPENMYRYQSLINELDVRPRIVEINVTIIDIDENSLDSLGIDWRLHTTHGDVQIGNGANPLNGNTQYNGAGNPPLTFGVGTSETGQTGTFMPTGIALTASIGGSLRDYLLTRVNALAQTGKAELHSKPKVLALDNTEAILENLTQFYVQVQGFQDSSLYSVTTGTSIKVTPMIVDDAAVQAAAAHAPNAESVMMSIDIQDGNVVPGQSVSNVPVIQQRNIVTKTMIDEGRSLLIAGFNNDQVQLNKSGVPWLKDIPLIGNLFKYTDKTGEHMERFYLLTPRVVSSASMYAPDGAPINPNLGSAPDANGLTMYRPPDNDVAVPLTPKPLPGTRYGPPLPPPAPEDAASQPAATQTGAPQTQGPQDHAYDHP, from the coding sequence ATGGGCCGACGTGCCGTTCCTCTCCGATTCGACGCAAAGCGCGACCGCAAACGCGCGCAGAACGCGCTCGCGATGCTGACCGTGATCGCGCTGCTGTCCGTCACGATGTTCACCGCGCTGTCGCAGCCCGCGCGCGCCGCTGAACTGCGCTGGCGCAACCGGCCGTTCACGATCGTCGCGAACGGTCGCAAGATCGCGGACTTCATTCGCGAGCTGGCGTCGTCGCAGGGCGTGACGGCCGTGGTCGATCCGAAAGTGGACGGCACGATCAGCGGCCGGTTTTCCGGCACGCCGCAGCAGACGCTCGATACGATCTGCGCGACCTACGGCCTCACGTGGTACTACGACGGCTCGTTCCTCTACGTCGATCCCGCCGATCAGTCGCAAAGCCAGGTCATTCCGATTCCACCGAACTCGGCGGGAGAAATCGGCCGCACGCTGCAGACGATGCAGATCACCGACAAGCGCTTCCAGCTCGTCATCAACGACCGCGCGAACAGCATCTACGTGTCGGGCCCGCGCCGCTATATCGAACTCGTGCGGCAGGCGGTGAGCACCGTTGGCAATCCGGCGTCGAACGGGCAGCTTGCCGACGTGCGCGCGTTCCGTCTCAAGTACGGCTGGGCGTCGGACTTCACGATCAACCGCTCGGGCAAGGAAGTCGTGATTCCCGGCGTCGCGACGATGCTCAAACGTTTGTACGGCAAAGGCGGCTCGCGCCAGAACCTGATGCCGACCAACGCGACGCTCGGCGCCGCCGCGCGACAGATGAAGCTCGGCTCGGGCGTGACGATCGCGGTGCCGCGCATCGAGTTTCCCGACATCGCGGGCGGCCCGGCGGGCTACGGCGGATACGGCGCGACGAACGCTTCGCCGGACGGCCAGCTGCCGTTTTCAGGCGGCGCGTCGGGCAACAGCGATACGCTGCCGCAGATCGAAGCCGATCCCGCCATCAACGCAGTGCTCGTGCGCGATCTGCCCGAAAACATGTACCGCTATCAGTCGCTGATCAACGAACTCGACGTGCGCCCGCGCATCGTCGAGATCAACGTGACGATCATCGATATCGACGAGAACTCGCTCGACAGCCTTGGCATCGACTGGCGTCTGCACACGACGCACGGGGACGTGCAGATCGGCAACGGTGCGAATCCGCTCAACGGCAACACGCAGTACAACGGCGCGGGCAATCCGCCGCTCACGTTCGGCGTCGGCACGTCGGAGACGGGGCAGACGGGCACCTTCATGCCGACGGGCATCGCGCTGACGGCGTCGATCGGCGGCTCGCTGCGCGACTATCTGCTGACGCGCGTGAACGCGCTCGCGCAGACGGGCAAGGCCGAACTGCATTCGAAGCCGAAAGTGCTCGCGCTCGACAACACGGAAGCGATCCTCGAAAACCTCACGCAGTTCTATGTGCAGGTGCAGGGCTTCCAGGACTCGTCGCTGTATAGCGTGACGACGGGCACGAGCATCAAGGTCACGCCGATGATCGTCGACGATGCCGCTGTGCAGGCGGCCGCCGCGCATGCGCCGAACGCGGAAAGCGTGATGATGTCGATCGACATCCAGGACGGCAACGTCGTGCCGGGACAATCGGTGTCGAACGTGCCCGTGATCCAGCAGCGCAACATCGTCACGAAGACGATGATCGACGAAGGCAGGAGCCTGCTGATCGCGGGTTTCAACAACGATCAGGTGCAGCTAAACAAAAGCGGCGTGCCGTGGCTGAAGGACATTCCGCTGATCGGCAATCTCTTCAAGTACACCGACAAGACGGGCGAGCACATGGAGCGCTTCTATCTGCTCACGCCGCGCGTCGTCAGCAGTGCGTCGATGTATGCGCCCGACGGTGCGCCGATCAATCCGAATCTCGGCAGCGCGCCCGATGCGAACGGCCTGACGATGTATCGGCCGCCAGACAACGACGTCGCCGTGCCGCTCACGCCGAAGCCGTTGCCGGGCACGCGCTATGGCCCGCCTCTTCCGCCGCCCGCGCCGGAAGACGCAGCGTCGCAGCCCGCCGCGACGCAAACGGGCGCGCCTCAAACCCAGGGACCGCAGGATCATGCCTACGACCACCCTTGA
- the sctS gene encoding type III secretion system export apparatus subunit SctS, which produces MTSSTILDLTQQALVLVLLLSLPIVLTAAVVGLAVAILQAVTQVQDSNIGIAVRLIAVMVALVVLSGWLGGEVLRFAQQALTRLFVSSTGVL; this is translated from the coding sequence ATGACCAGTTCGACGATCCTCGATCTGACGCAGCAGGCGCTCGTGCTGGTGCTGCTGCTGTCGCTGCCGATCGTGCTGACGGCAGCGGTGGTCGGTCTCGCCGTGGCGATCTTGCAGGCGGTGACGCAGGTGCAGGACTCGAACATCGGCATTGCCGTGCGGCTGATTGCCGTGATGGTCGCGCTGGTGGTGTTGTCCGGTTGGTTGGGTGGCGAGGTGCTGCGTTTCGCGCAGCAGGCGCTGACGCGTTTGTTCGTTTCTTCAACGGGTGTTCTCTGA
- the sctV gene encoding type III secretion system export apparatus subunit SctV, which yields MADPKALPRGWQRMFSAGASVSGARRAAAPRADLFLAAFIVSVIALFILPLPQAALDGMISLNLAVSVVLLTVSTYVPSAVSFSSFPALLLFTTLFRLSLNIASCKLILLHANAGHVIDAFGRLVVGNNVVVGGVVFLVIAVVQFIVIAKGSERVAEVGARFSLDAMPGKQMSIDADLRAGIISADEARDRREKLEQESQLHGAMDGAMKFVKGDAIAGLVIAFINIVAGIAVGTVMHEMSIGDALQRYAILTVGDGMASQIPSLLVSIAAGIVTTRVATRDTRQRQLGEQLGEQLGAHPRALLIAALVLAGFLIVPGFPKWSFALIALGLGGVAIMQMKRRTAAPSFNLINIAGRIDSAQGEGQAARVSHVAGVTSLIAVSLAADLRSALNLAQLQSALSAAKARVDADIGTVFPRITLNDDEGAPDSSYRIYLQDVLAAHGALKPGWLLWDGVSPLPESAERQPAEAFGPFATALWIKTDAAVAPEGKHLSNEAVLAAHVEQVVRQHADELLGIQETQALVHLVRRDHPELVSELTRLVPLQRITEVLRRLLAEQVPIRNLRVIFESLITWAPNEPDDVIALVELVRIDLRRMITDRHAGAARQLRVVLFEQNLQERIESAVMRTKQGNFLALSSAIKQDICEQVRAIVHASSASPGQHGNARLAVMVALGARRYTKSILQPVLPDLPVLSYQEIEEDVQLHTVGWVKNPPDDGTVGAGAGVRTTEASP from the coding sequence ATGGCAGATCCAAAAGCGCTTCCGCGCGGCTGGCAGCGGATGTTTTCCGCTGGCGCGAGCGTGTCCGGCGCACGACGCGCCGCGGCGCCGCGCGCCGATCTGTTTCTCGCGGCGTTCATCGTGTCGGTCATCGCGCTGTTCATCCTGCCTCTGCCGCAGGCCGCGCTCGACGGCATGATCTCGCTGAATCTCGCCGTCAGCGTCGTGCTTCTGACGGTGTCCACGTATGTGCCTTCCGCCGTGAGCTTCTCTTCGTTTCCGGCGCTGCTGCTGTTCACGACGTTGTTCCGCCTCTCGCTGAATATCGCGTCGTGCAAGCTGATTTTGCTGCATGCAAATGCGGGCCATGTGATCGATGCGTTCGGGCGGCTCGTCGTCGGCAACAACGTCGTCGTGGGCGGCGTGGTGTTTCTCGTGATTGCCGTCGTGCAGTTCATCGTGATCGCGAAAGGCTCCGAACGTGTCGCGGAAGTGGGCGCGCGTTTCTCGCTCGATGCAATGCCCGGCAAGCAGATGAGTATCGACGCCGATCTGCGCGCGGGCATCATCAGCGCCGACGAAGCGCGCGACCGGCGCGAAAAGCTCGAACAGGAATCGCAGTTGCACGGCGCGATGGACGGCGCGATGAAGTTCGTGAAGGGCGACGCCATTGCGGGACTCGTGATCGCCTTTATCAACATCGTCGCGGGCATCGCGGTCGGCACGGTGATGCACGAAATGAGCATCGGCGACGCGCTGCAGCGTTACGCGATTCTGACCGTGGGCGACGGCATGGCGTCGCAGATTCCGTCGCTACTGGTGTCGATCGCGGCGGGCATCGTGACGACGCGCGTCGCGACCCGCGATACGCGTCAGCGCCAGCTAGGCGAGCAACTCGGCGAACAGCTGGGCGCCCATCCGCGCGCGCTGCTGATCGCGGCGCTGGTGCTTGCGGGCTTTCTGATCGTGCCGGGCTTTCCGAAGTGGTCGTTCGCGCTGATCGCGCTGGGGCTCGGCGGGGTCGCGATCATGCAGATGAAGCGCCGCACGGCTGCGCCTTCGTTCAACCTGATCAACATCGCGGGGCGTATCGACAGCGCGCAAGGCGAAGGGCAGGCCGCGCGCGTGTCGCATGTCGCGGGCGTGACGTCGCTGATCGCGGTGTCGCTCGCCGCCGATCTGCGCAGCGCGCTCAATCTCGCGCAGTTGCAGTCGGCGCTCTCGGCAGCGAAGGCGCGCGTCGATGCCGACATCGGCACCGTGTTTCCGCGCATCACGCTCAACGACGACGAAGGCGCGCCGGACAGCAGCTACCGCATCTATCTGCAAGACGTGCTCGCCGCGCACGGCGCATTGAAGCCGGGCTGGCTGCTGTGGGACGGCGTATCGCCGTTGCCCGAAAGCGCGGAGCGTCAGCCGGCGGAAGCGTTCGGCCCGTTCGCGACCGCGCTGTGGATCAAAACCGATGCGGCAGTTGCGCCCGAAGGCAAGCATCTGTCGAATGAAGCGGTGCTGGCCGCGCACGTGGAGCAGGTCGTGCGGCAACACGCGGACGAACTGCTCGGCATTCAGGAAACGCAGGCGCTCGTGCATCTGGTGCGGCGCGATCATCCCGAACTCGTCAGCGAACTGACGCGCCTCGTGCCTTTGCAGCGCATAACGGAGGTGCTGCGGCGTCTGCTCGCCGAACAGGTGCCGATCCGCAATCTGCGCGTGATCTTCGAAAGCCTCATCACGTGGGCGCCGAACGAGCCCGACGATGTGATCGCGCTGGTCGAACTCGTGCGCATCGACTTGCGACGCATGATCACCGACCGGCACGCGGGCGCCGCGCGCCAATTGCGCGTCGTGCTGTTCGAACAGAACCTGCAGGAGCGCATCGAGAGCGCGGTGATGCGCACGAAGCAGGGCAATTTTCTCGCGCTGTCGAGCGCGATCAAGCAGGACATCTGCGAACAGGTGCGCGCGATCGTCCATGCGTCGAGCGCGTCGCCGGGACAGCACGGCAATGCGCGGCTCGCCGTGATGGTCGCGCTCGGCGCACGCCGTTACACGAAGTCGATCCTGCAACCGGTGCTGCCCGATCTGCCCGTGCTGTCGTATCAGGAGATCGAAGAGGACGTGCAACTGCATACGGTCGGCTGGGTGAAGAATCCGCCCGACGACGGCACGGTTGGCGCAGGCGCCGGCGTGCGCACGACGGAGGCGTCGCCATGA
- a CDS encoding helix-turn-helix transcriptional regulator, with translation MTAQDGEPLVEWFSQADVQAHWDGLPARNEENERNIDNGGITGTHLTVGKSDPFELDFCQIHARMRAAGFSTLSYGAYEMIGQRVLHAYVLRDLAPVSFMQAYFDGMWYASDPRFAEVLQSGFPVAWQLDRLDEEAQRTGDRRALALAASLRAHGMNSGVIFSLSAPQLDLSVGVGLTSELRDADWINDRVVGTALAVSLAVHRFAQPFVAARVQQVRAVVLDPEQEAVLERLVQGLPDQDIADALHLSLHKVGYHIQTLERLFKVQNRAQLAYLAARRVRA, from the coding sequence ATGACAGCACAAGACGGCGAACCCCTTGTCGAATGGTTCTCGCAGGCCGATGTACAGGCGCACTGGGATGGCCTGCCGGCGCGCAACGAAGAGAACGAGCGCAACATCGACAATGGCGGAATTACCGGCACACATTTAACAGTCGGAAAATCCGACCCATTCGAACTCGATTTTTGTCAAATCCATGCACGCATGAGAGCGGCGGGTTTTAGCACGTTGAGTTACGGCGCATATGAAATGATTGGCCAGCGTGTATTGCACGCTTATGTATTGCGCGATCTCGCGCCCGTCTCTTTCATGCAGGCCTATTTCGACGGCATGTGGTACGCGTCCGATCCGCGTTTTGCAGAAGTACTGCAAAGCGGCTTTCCCGTCGCGTGGCAACTCGACCGCCTCGATGAAGAGGCGCAGCGCACGGGCGATCGCCGCGCACTCGCGCTTGCCGCATCGTTGCGTGCGCATGGCATGAATAGCGGCGTGATCTTCAGCCTGTCCGCGCCGCAACTCGACTTGAGTGTCGGCGTAGGGCTCACCTCCGAGCTGCGCGATGCAGACTGGATCAACGACCGCGTGGTCGGCACGGCCCTCGCCGTGAGCCTTGCCGTGCATCGCTTCGCGCAGCCGTTCGTTGCGGCGCGGGTTCAACAGGTCCGCGCCGTCGTACTCGACCCTGAGCAGGAAGCGGTATTGGAACGGCTCGTGCAAGGCCTGCCCGATCAGGATATCGCCGACGCGCTGCATCTCTCGCTGCATAAGGTCGGCTATCACATCCAGACGCTGGAGCGGCTTTTCAAGGTGCAGAATCGCGCGCAGCTTGCGTATCTTGCGGCACGCCGCGTACGCGCATGA